The DNA window ATCGTGAGGGAAGctattatttataggtacgTACAGCCTTTATTATCCAAAttctttataaaagttttttgtcCATCTTTTGAACACTTCACGTCCCATACTTGATATCGTACGTCCCTGCGACTCACtttgaatttattaatatttaatatgatCAAAAGTCTACTTTTTAGTATGCATTTAGTTTATTAATGGTTTAAATTTTGTTGCTTTCGTATAAATAAATTGGCATTGAAAAAATTGCATATTCTGTCAGACTTTTGACATTGAGATATTTTTAATCTTATAGGTAATCAGTGTGGCAATGGAATTGCAATGTAAAAAGtactttcatcatcatcataataatattatatgtgcCAGAGTTGGAGTAGAGGCCTAGAGTAACGGCAAAATTTTAGACCATTACACACTTgaataaacattaatttctgCCTATTTCTGCCCAATACACGTTTCGGTTGTCGTCATACTTTCCCGATGTGCGACTTCCTGGTTTTCTAATGTAAAAAGAGTTTTATGAAGCAAAGACCAGTCTGTGAAAATGACGTTTTTTATGATGTACCTAATGTCACATAGTTATccaaaataaacacaaaattttCAAGGAAAAAAATACCGAACCATGATTTTTAGCACTTCCACATGACCTAACAAACAGACCCTTCACATTTTATCTCCACAACCCATCTAAACATCAATATGGACTTCATCCAGCCAAACGAGAAGACCATCCGTGACCTGCTGCAGCAGTTCGGGTACTCCTCCGCCACGCTGCCGGACCCCGACGCGACGGACTCGCAGGCCAGCGGCAGCTCCTCGGCGGATGAGGACCAGCTGTCGGGCACCGGCTCCGCGTCCAGCAGCTCCAGATCCTCAGGATCCTGGTCAGAAAGCGACGGGGGCGTCAGCGAGCGGAGTAGCCAGGACTCGTTTGGAGCAGCCTTTGCGTCGGACCATGAGGCAGAGATATTGGCTTACGCTGCCGATGCGGCTCCGGCCCCCGCACCCGCCGCCGCAGCCCCTGCCGCTGCAGCTCCCGCCGCCGcagcccccgccgccgccgcccccgccgcccccgcaccCGCTGCtgccgcgcccccgcccgcaGCACCAGCCCCTGAAGCCGCACCTCCACCTCCGCTCCCAGCCCCGGCCACCCCTGGCGCACTCAAGTCCAAAGTCCGTGGAGCCCCCAAATCAAAATCCCAAACCAGAAGCAGAACTAGAAGCAGAGCTCAAAGCCGGCAGAAATCCAGAAAATCTAAATCCAGAATGAAGTCCGTCGCTGGAAGAAAGAAAAAACCTCAGTTGCCGAAAAAGAAGGTTAAAGAGTCTGATGCTGATCGGCTGGCGAGAGAACGCTGGGAGAAGTTCAGGAAGATGGAGCTGAAAGCCGGAGCTCACGAGGCGAGGAAGATGGCGGGGATGAAGAAGCTGATGGTCAATGGGTCGTGGGTACCGGTTAAAGGTATGTTGAagtcataatatatatataaaaaatacataataaaaaataaataaaataaatcgtCTTGCactagatacatacataccgacATACATAGATACTAGTGTGTACTCACGCGGTATGGGGTAGGCGTACTGATTGGGGTGTCTCGCTATGAGCGTGTTCTTGATGTGgtaaagaaataattttagtGAAGTACTTACccaattatttaattttacagaTCCAACTGCTGTCTTCGACTTCAAGGATTACTACAGACTGGCTCCCATTTACACATATTTGGGCAGTTTAGAGTTAAAAGTGCCAGAAGTACTGCAAGTTTTTACTATTGCTGACTCTGCAGATGGCCGACCAATCCAGGTATTACTTCCCTTCCAGATCTTCTGTTAGGATCTAGCTCTTTCCCTACACACCGCAAAAATGTTTGGAAGCAATATCACTGGTTCAGGGAGTCACTCTACCATCTACGAAATTCGTTTTTCGTTAtgttatgacgaaaaacgaagttttgTAACGTTAACGTGttacgtgccgattgcacaaCAACTCtcgtttttttagtttttcgtcattaaagagtaaccctccagacaTAGGTAATCTTATATTTTAGGCTTAACCCTATTTTAATTTGTCCAGTGCTGCAAGATATCCAATGGTGACCCGTCGAACGGAGCCGTGTGGATCGACGCCGGCATGAGCCCGTGCGAgtgggtggggccccccacgGCCATATACATGATCAACGAGCTGGCCAACGACTTCACTAATCAGCCGTATTACATCACGAATAAGGACTGGTATGAGTTTCGAAGTGTTTCTCTGGGTGTCTTTCAATTTTCGTCTGTATTGGTAAAGTCAATCTTGTTGCTTACTGTCCTACCAGATATCCGTAAAGTATGAAAAACATTCTACACTAGTAGTTTCTATCCCATAAAGATTGTAactcaatttaaaaaaagatagcAGATACCCTGTACACTGTACTGTTCTAATTAGCTGGATATAATATACGTTTACCAACGTCCACCAACccacactaggccagcgtggtggactaggcctaaaccctccCTTccctggaaggagacccgtgccccagcagtggggatgtgaTGGGTGGTGAAGATAATGAATATACGTTTGCAGGTACATAGTCCCAATGATAAACCCTGACGGCTACGAGTACTCGCACACCATCGACCGCATGTACACTAAAAATAGATCCCTGCAAAAGGGGAAAAAAGTTGGAGTTGATCTCAACAGAAACTTTCAGTAAGTTAATGGAATACGACAATAACAATATAGATAGGGATATATGTATATCGTAACTTTATATTAATAactttatcattattatcggtatttattttagaccAGGATTCAACAGCAAGGACTCCGGAACATCACAGAACCCCGTCGAATGGAATTTCCCTGGCTACGAACCCGTCTCGGAGTATGAAACAATTGTTATAAAGGTAAGTATAAAGAAACATTATGTAACTGAGAGTCATTGCATCTTTGTACTAACCCTGCAGCTTTTATATTGTTTCAGCCGTCACTCGCCATATTTTATTCGTATTTGCTACAAATCAGTTAGGTATTTTccataaattaagtatttttttccagAACATACTGACATCGGCAATACCATTCAACGTTTACATCACACTTCGCGCCTACCACCAGTCGATTGTGTTTCCGTACTCGGGACACCAGGATGAGGCGTGCCAGAAGTTCCATATGCTCATGGAAGGCGCTAATGTGATGGCTCAGGTAACTAAATCTAGaacaacataaatattataccatTTACAAGCCGAAGAGGTTCGATCAACCAGGTAACCTGGGTAATCCGAATTATTTAATGTTAGCTATCTATAGACTCTATGCAACCAGTTCTCCCTAGAATCCTATTCTTTAGAAAAGTCCAGTCCAACCTGACCGTTACTTGTTCAAAATTTCTCTAGCTCTGTTGCTCAAACCAAACTCAATCATAAGAAATCTAAATTCAGAAACAGAAATTCACTAAGTTTGAACTTAAGTAGGCTTTGAGAACGACTCAACCTCAAAAACTTAGTTGCGAAACCGGGGGCATTACATTAGCATACTATAAGAACTCTCAACTTAGGCCAACACTGGAAATGTCCATGTCCAGCCTGTCCAAAGGGGCAAACGGGACCTAGAAACTAGAAATATccgtttataaaatttaattacattGAAATACCTTCTCAAAAATgattgaaataattaatattacatacctacatcaaAATACATTTGTGTTTTTGATAGACGGCCTCCCCGTACCATAATAATGCAGGGATTTATTCTTCAATAATTCATTCCCCAGGCCATCTACGACTGTACCGGGCAGAACTTCCAGACCGGAGAAGCTCGTGATCTCCTCAAGAACCCTGTAGGAGCCAGCATAGACTACGCGCACGGATACGCCTGCATCCCTCACTGCTACCAGCTGAACCTCAGGAGCAAGCAACACAAGTACCTGCTGCCTGCAGACGAGATCAAGGAGTCGGGGATGGAGGCGCTGGCCGCCTGCTCAGAGCTCATGAAGTATCTGGATAACTGGGGCTGTAGCTTGATACGGCGTGCGGTTTGAGATGATGAGGGGTTTTGGAAAGAATTTTTGATACCAAtatagtagttttttttaccgCTTTTGGGATGGTtttatttgttagttttttctACCAGTTTCGTACATCTACTTATGTGAACAATAACGGCTACCTGACTCTATTAGACCAGATTAGCCCTACGAAGGCTCCACGCGTTGAGCAACGGCCTAACCCGCCCAGCCTAACcagttataatattctagtctatggGCCTAAGAAGCAGGAAACTATGGCCCTGGGATAtactcaaaataataatttcgcGCTACGACTAGAAATCTGTGTAAAATATGTCATGGATGTCGTCACagaggaaaaaaaacactagtcgtcatagagaaaaaattaataattgtgAAAAGAGTGCCATCTCgaggagttttttgtcatactctatacgtcatactgaACAGCACCATCTCTTTTTATTTCTcagcctcattgtacatacatacagggtgaccttgggacaccctgtatatatatagatatagacgaccgaatggcgtagtggttagtgaccctgactactgagccgaaggtcccgggttcgattcccggctgggacagatatttgtttaaagacagatatttgtactcgggtcttgggtgttgatatttatatttagtatctatctatctatgtatttgtgtagatatatcagctgtccgacacccataacacaggttctgcctagcttggggtcggatggccgtgtgtgagatgtccccacatatttattttatttatttatttatatagctgttcccgcgcgcttcgcttcgccctaaatagttttcccgtgggaattccgggataaaaagtaatctatgttttttcccagggtctagaagtctagaccgtatgtataccaaatttcattcaaatccgttcagtagttttggcgtgaaagagtaacagacagacggacacagttactttcgcatttataatattagtaaggagtaaagcctcgtattcactaggcgacaaattgtcgcagaacctgtctaggcacatgtcgtctacgtgtcgccgcgacgtcgcgctctgttctgcgacgtcgcacgcgactatacagcgacatctacgtgtcgcagaacaggttccgtGTTCTGGCTCGCGAGACCGAACTTCCTGCGACATCAGTCTAGCGcatagagtatattttttttcactaagtctagcgaccgctgttgcagagtgtggacgcGTGCGCGACTTCTAGCACGCAGCACTAACTGCCACGACTTCCTCGGGCGACATCTCGGCGGAGACTGCTGGTGTGTCAcgtccacactctgcaacagcggtcgctagacagatgtcgcaggaagttctgtctcgcgagccaaaacacggaacctgttctgcgacacgtagatgtcgctgtatagtcgcgtgcgacgtcgcagaacagagagcgacgtcgcggcgacacgtagacgacatgtgcctagacaggttctgcgacaatttgtcgcctagtgaatacgaggctttaggattgttatcacaagttattaacttcaatctataatgatatcctaatcctaactatccttactaatattataaatgcgaaagtaactgtgtctatctgtctgttactctttcacgccaaaactactgaacggatttgaatgaaatttggtatacatacggtctagaccctgagaaagaacataggctacatTTTTTCCTGGAATTCCCaccggaaaactttttaaggcggagcgaagcgcgcgggaacagctagtaagacatatttgctttaacgtagttacaccacacaacagttattacatttattagataaatgtaagttcaatcaatttatgtacctacctacatgcaacaataaataaaaaacaaattattgtataattatttattacctcgcatataacaatgtttcagttcagttttgttcatgtcacttgtaaaataatattcgagtgggtgtgtgtattccttttttattcctttcaccatgaaaaccaattcatgttttgctagtttaATGTTTCCCAAGAGAAGCAAATCCTTTCAATTGATCCCTAGCGGCATCATAATGCACTTGTAgtgataaagtcatttcgtccaagataatagtgcatcatttatcctcgcgaggcaaatctttgacgacatttatcagtttggtacacatagtattttaatcttcagcggatatgaagatgtcgaATGCTTTTTGCCAGTGCCGCCATTTCAGCTCGGTTCCCGTGGAACCACGTGGAACCTGGATCCATATGGAATCTGTTAGGTCgcaagaatttcataaaaacacttttagcGGATAGAGATGCTTTTTCTTGAcacatcatttttatttgtatataaaatttataaataacgatataccGATAATATAGGcttttatgtacaaaaattaaacatgttatttgcgagacattgtaagacaactgaactgacactgacacgcaatttcttcataatagccatagatcatgacaatgttgacattcaaatactacttatctatgtgtcttgttattgttctatggtcttgttcataacgccatcttacatcttttttggtaataagagtaatataaatagatggcgctaccttctactaaaagttcagccattaaggcaCTGACCCCCCCTGCTAGTCGTGTAAAATCCTAAATTATTGCAAGAACTGCTTCATAAAAAACAtggtaaaattatagttaaaaatataaaaacatggtaaagtttcaaaattaaattactacatttcgaaattaaattaattattttgattcCCGTAACatcaattaaaattatctttGCAAAACAAAATTCTAACCTACAAcctaaacaaattaattaattcaaattcTAAAAAACCCAAACAATTCAATCCAAAATGATTCGCAAGAAACCCAAAAAGCGCCCAGTCAAATTAAGATCAGACATCAACCAACTAGGCTTCACGACTGACTGCTCAGCTAAGAGCTCGACCAGCATAGAACATGTCCAGTTTATGGAGACCCCCACCACCAGCAGCGACTGGTGCAGAGGGGGGTCAGACGAGGACCGGTACCTCTTCAAGTCCAGACTGACTCCCAACCGCAAGTTCGACTCATACGTGTCGTTTAAACTTCATGACGAGAAGAGAGCCAGAAAGAGAACGTCAGTGAGAAGACATTCTAGTGTGAAAGTAAAACCACCCCCTTCGCCCCCGCCACAGCAGTTGCCCAATTTCCCGTTGCTGAATATTTATGGACGATGGGAACCGGTGAAAGGTTCGTATTGTTCCCTGCAGTGGACACTCAGACTGAGCACGCTCCAGACTCTCGATAAAATACGAGATCGTAGAGACTCTATTCGGCAGAGCTCACCAGTAGTTTTAATAGTGAATAGTTTTGTCGAGACTCAAGACAAAACATCTCGTAGAGAGCATGGAACGGGCTAAAGTAATACAATATTGAGTCAATACGTTTACCTACTGGTGGTAGATATATTAAGAGTGTAATTTTTCAGACCCCAACGCGACCATGAACTGGAAAACCTTCCATCGTTTGGATGTGATAAACAAATTCCTTAATACTTTGGAATACGAGTATCCGTCTACTTGTAGTGTGTACAATATCGCCACCACGGCTGAAGGCAGACAGGTCAAAGTAAGGCAACATTGATAAGTATTGTAGACATTGTGACTTGTCTTGACGATCGAATGGAGCAGTGGTTAGTTCTGACTGACTACTTTACCGAGGATCACGGGCTCAATCCTCGGCCAGGGCAAATATAAACAGAATtcgtatataattattattttggtgtGGTGTGACTGTGTGATAGATATCTCTTACCCAAACGGGTTAGAGATATCTATCGGTTAGTTTACCAAGCGTGGTCGTTATTGCTATAATCTCAAAGCTCCAACTGCTGTCAACAAATGAATAAATTAGTACGTAGATAAAtggcttatttattttccagcTGATAAAAATATCTAACGGCATAGTAGGTAACTACGGTGTGTGGCTGGACGCCGGGATACATGCGCGGGAGTGGATCGGGCCCGCTGTGTGCACCTACGTCATCGACCAAATTGTACGGAACTACCAGACCTTGCCGTCCTATTTTAAGAACAAAGATTGGTTAgtcatacatacctacttgactttacatttgtttttaggtaggtaactatttGATATGCTTACTTACTGTATGAGAGGTGGTAGCCCGTTTGGATAAACACCGACACCGCTTCAAACGACACAGATCGAACTCAAATCCCTCCCGAAAAACATCTTTCTTAATCGGGAACGGTTGTCAGTTTATAAGGAGGCCAAACAGGCTAGCCCTATTATGGTGAGGTAAATACCCCGTCAGGAACATGCATATCTGGATATATGAACTCACCTACAGCGGCAGCGTTCTACTTAAGCTGAGAAAGGCACTTCAGAACTTGTATAAGCAACATACACCATGAACATGCACAGGTAGGTTCCGTTCTAGTGAGCCAGGTGCTGTGAAATGCCGTAAATACATTTCCGCAGCTAATAGAACCTTATCCCTACtatgtaatgtaggtatgtttcgtcaattttattatgtgccAGGTACATAGTCCCGGTGCTGAACCCGGACGGGTACGAGTACTCGCACACGACGGACCGCATGTGGAGGAAGAACCGCTCCACGCACTTCGGCGTGCCCGGCTGCGGCGTCGACCTCAACAGGAACTTCAGGTACACGATTAACAAACACGCCTTTAGGGCCTCTGCTCAACTCTGCTGTGTTAAGTGAACCCCCGAAGCGGATGCCCATAATAAAACTgttgtcttttgtttttttttattatacgtACTATTCATACTAAGTACTCTGAACAACCGTGTATAATTATACTACTAAACAACCGTGCGTCTGCACCGAAACCGTTCCGTCCCGAAAACAGGGCTCCGATTCTCATCCAATACAACGCCTAGATTTGGTGGTGAGCGGCGTTGTTATCATCAGGTAGTCATTGGCCATAGCTAGTGACCGATGTCAGTTACTTTGGTTCTCTGCTATAACGGGCTGATGATATGAATGTTGTTTCCAGTCTCGGGTGGGCCCCAGACAAGAACCAGCCAACTCACGCCAACTACCGCGGCCCGCATCCCTTCTCAGAAGCAGAGTCTATCGCTGTTCGAGTCAGTATGccaatacataattattaataaactatACTATAACTTGAGTTGCTTGCATATTTGCGATGGCTACCCGAAATGCTACTTTTTCAGATGTaaaaacacatattttttctaatctTGTACCCATTTTCAGGATATGCTATCGTCTGGTATACCATTTTCCGTGTACATATCGATGCATAGTTTTGGGCAGTTGATTATGTTCCCGTACTCCCACACTCGGCAGATTTGTAAAAACTATGTCTATCTGCTCGAAGGATCCACGTATATGTCTAAGGTAATGTGACTCATAGCAATCTATCAGTAACTAATACTTACCAATCATTAGAACCTATCAATATGTTTGAATTCTACAGTGGCTAATTATAATGTACAACTTACTACTATTCTGCATAATTAAGGTTTTATCACTGTAATAATCAGAAgctcatcatcataatcattaacGTCCCGAACCTCATTAAAAACTCTAACACCGGCAAAACCACCCATGGAagtgtacttaatattatctttGCGACtgacataggctacttttcatCCTGTAATTCCCACGCCAAAAAAGTTGCCGTAAAGACTATCATTAAACCTTTGCGTGCCATGGTACCTCGTATCACTGGTACATACCTACGCAATAGTGCGTAGTTGGCATTTAATAATGTTTGAATCTTCAGGCAATTTACGAGGCAACCGGCATGCAGTACAAGGTGGGCATCTCCAAGGACGTGCTGTACGGCGCGGCCGGCACCAGCGCCGACTGGGCGCACGGCCGCGGCCGCGTCCCCTACTGCTACACCATCGAGCTCAGGAGCTACGAGCACAAGTTCGATCTGCCTGAAGACCAGGTCAAGATTTGATTGATATAGGATTGAACTGTATATTTTGGTATCAGCCAACTTTGATTAGTTCGATCTAGCAGAAGAACGCTGAAcgctgaaaatttaaaattgtaaagtgCCTTTCTGCAATTCGGCATAATCTATCAGTCAAATGCACATTAGGTACTgattccaaaaaaaatattaatacggCAAAAGTTTTGTGCGAATAGTGCATTTCTCATTTGCAAATGAGATAAGTTATTCGTCAGAACACCAAGGTACTTTTACTAAGCTCTAGAtgaaatacttaatataacaTGCGGGTACATCTcgcacacggccatccgaccaaAAGCTATACAGAGCCTTCTCTCGCAGCGTTAGTGCAGTGATTACCCGACTTCGAATAAAGGAGGAGGTTTAAATTCGTCTGTTgttatgtatgtttgtttttttttaataacaaaattttGGCTGCAGATCGAGGAGTGCGCGCACGAGGTGTTCATGTGCCTGCACGCGTTCATGTCGTACTTCGACGCTATTGGCTGGCAGACGAAGTACATGGAGGAGGAAGCCGAGGAAGATGAATCTTGATCAATTGacaataatatacttacatggGTGATGGGTAATTCGATATATTCCTTTAAGTTTACTGGAAATACCTTCCTCTAACACcaatttaaaggaatacatcgacttagcATTAGCAATCCCCTGTAAAAGTCTTATGAACTCTGGCAGCCATTTtcatgttatttaaaaaaggttttttgttACATATTTACTCATTTTATTCGTATTATGCAGTTATAACATAAACAATATTGTATggtaaatcattttatttaaatgtgtaaataaatcCTTTGagtattgaatttatttagcTTTACTTCCTTTCGTGACCTCAGAACAAAATCTTGCAAAAGCTATAAAATCTATCCCATTATCTCTTATCTATGAACCATATAATATGAACTTCTGACTTCTAGAGAATTTTCCTTGTCTATGAGCATGTACCACAAAATGCCATCCATCATCCGCATCATGCcgcaaaatacaaaataaacattaattccattaaaattaacaagtaaatgtttaattgaaaataaaaaagtggCCCCACGACGGCGAAAAACTCAAGTATGGGAGGCGAAGCTTACCAAGCTAGGCCAGCGCCGCTTCCTGAGAGTACTCGACACCGAAGGAGGTTAGATTACTCTTCTATTATCTATACTCTTGAAGTAATCTTCAATTTATtgaaagatttttaaaaattccAACAAAATTCCCAGTGATTTTTTCCCAAAATGAATTTCTTGCAAATTCTCCTAACTACGAGGTACAGAAGTCCAGGAATATTCCTAAGTCATAAAGCGGCGATATTTCCAGCTATCAACATATGGAAGGAAGAGAGCAGCAGTGTGGACATCATGGTGGATGGCAAGAGGGCTGCCTCCGTGGCCGGTCTGCTGCATGAGAGGGAGATCGCCTACTCGGTCGCCATCACTGATGTCGGCAACCGTCTCGACAGAGAAAAGAACAAGGAGTTAGCAACGCAAACTGAGAATAATAGCACTGCTTCTATGGGTACTAAATTTTACATGCATTAATCTATGTAATTGTTAAACCCTGAGTACACCTACTGAGTAGAGTGgccgagacagtatcctccgCCGAGCACTCGGTGAATTGTAATCCGTTCATTGGTCGTGGATCGG is part of the Plutella xylostella chromosome 3, ilPluXylo3.1, whole genome shotgun sequence genome and encodes:
- the LOC105380091 gene encoding uncharacterized protein LOC105380091 is translated as MIRKKPKKRPVKLRSDINQLGFTTDCSAKSSTSIEHVQFMETPTTSSDWCRGGSDEDRYLFKSRLTPNRKFDSYVSFKLHDEKRARKRTSVRRHSSVKVKPPPSPPPQQLPNFPLLNIYGRWEPVKDPNATMNWKTFHRLDVINKFLNTLEYEYPSTCSVYNIATTAEGRQVKLIKISNGIVGNYGVWLDAGIHAREWIGPAVCTYVIDQIVRNYQTLPSYFKNKDWYIVPVLNPDGYEYSHTTDRMWRKNRSTHFGVPGCGVDLNRNFSLGWAPDKNQPTHANYRGPHPFSEAESIAVRDMLSSGIPFSVYISMHSFGQLIMFPYSHTRQICKNYVYLLEGSTYMSKAIYEATGMQYKVGISKDVLYGAAGTSADWAHGRGRVPYCYTIELRSYEHKFDLPEDQIEECAHEVFMCLHAFMSYFDAIGWQTKLIPLKLTSKCLIENKKVAPRRRKTQVWEAKLTKLGQRRFLRVLDTEGAINIWKEESSSVDIMVDGKRAASVAGLLHEREIAYSVAITDVGNRLDREKNKELATQTENNSTASMVQQVPTQKMDWTNYHRLDVIYDFMHGLAQEYPDLCSVCDIGMTSEGRPIKLLKISNGEPTNTGVWLDGCIHAREWISPAVVTYIANEIARGFDEHPCHLATKDWYFLPVVNPDGYEYSHTTDRMWRKNRARFGECVGVDLNRNFSKGWGEKDEEGSSTDPGNIFFRGPAPFSESESAAIRDTILSAEKPFCIYLSFHSYGEVIIFPWGYTAEPCPDYVELLQGGSIMAKAILGAHGNTYKVGSTKDLMYFASGTSVDWSYAVAGIPYSYMIELRDKHNRFLLPKNEILLTCSEIWHGIDKLLEYVDNRIENGELHICSCKAPPDPNKPKEPVTPSNGRITLGELHCSKCRKR
- the LOC105380040 gene encoding zinc carboxypeptidase; protein product: MDFIQPNEKTIRDLLQQFGYSSATLPDPDATDSQASGSSSADEDQLSGTGSASSSSRSSGSWSESDGGVSERSSQDSFGAAFASDHEAEILAYAADAAPAPAPAAAAPAAAAPAAAAPAAAAPAAPAPAAAAPPPAAPAPEAAPPPPLPAPATPGALKSKVRGAPKSKSQTRSRTRSRAQSRQKSRKSKSRMKSVAGRKKKPQLPKKKVKESDADRLARERWEKFRKMELKAGAHEARKMAGMKKLMVNGSWVPVKDPTAVFDFKDYYRLAPIYTYLGSLELKVPEVLQVFTIADSADGRPIQCCKISNGDPSNGAVWIDAGMSPCEWVGPPTAIYMINELANDFTNQPYYITNKDWYIVPMINPDGYEYSHTIDRMYTKNRSLQKGKKVGVDLNRNFQPGFNSKDSGTSQNPVEWNFPGYEPVSEYETIVIKNILTSAIPFNVYITLRAYHQSIVFPYSGHQDEACQKFHMLMEGANVMAQAIYDCTGQNFQTGEARDLLKNPVGASIDYAHGYACIPHCYQLNLRSKQHKYLLPADEIKESGMEALAACSELMKYLDNWGCSLIRRAV